The DNA region ttgattatcacttgattagcataggaatctctaccatggaaatggattgatttgcattagtgttcttagccataggattgttcttgattgttgcatggacatctaggattggttagctatctcccaagtcaattgccttgcccaaggttcacttgtttaatcttgatttaatgtttgttgttagttgtgttctgtttcttttctttaatttgtttgctagttaagattgttacaacaaaaccaattcctgttaaaaatagattaagcaactttgtgtatttttagtgagttgattaatgcaaattgtggattgataatttaattgactgAAATATACTACATCATGTTGTAAGAGATATTTCGTTTTATTTGAAATGATTTCTGAATTTAATATTTCTTCTGTTTAAAGTTAATTTACTTTAAGAACATTGACCTAATAAACATGCTTATGAAcacaaacaagaacacaactAAATTAACCATAAACAATAAGAACAGTGACTCGAATATAGATTACAACTTACGTTTTTGATATCAGTAGGCTGCATATATCCACGCTAGCAGTCAAAGCACCAAACGGAAATATTATTTTCTGCAAATGTATACATGTTTAAAAGGATCATATAATTTGCAACCGAAAGAGACATAGTTGTGAAGCtagatttgtttatattatgattatacAATAAGAGAACTACAATTTAATCAAGCTATAGGGATTGAGTTTATAATTTCACAACGGTTCATAATCGTAAAaattaggaatctgacagatttcgaattgaaaattttaaacgaTAGCTATAGATTGTAGGGACGATTAGTACTGAACAactttaaacaaatttatattttattacatgGGTAAGAATCTAACTAAAGCTAATTACCGATTATGAAAATTCTATAAACTGACCTCTATCTTAAATTCCAACTGGATTCTCTCCTGATCCAGCATCAACGGATTGCTTCGCTTGCATCGATTATGTCTGATTTTtcggaaaacaaatcaaagatttggAAACTGAAAGACTTTGTTGTTATCGCAGTGAGCAGACGAAGAGATCGAGTTTCATTGTTTTCGGATTCTGCGactgaagaaaatatatatatatatagaaaaaattttagggttttcgacTGTGTGCTGTGGACTGGGCCGTTTACATTGGATCTTAGTCAATACTAATTGTAGTGTATTCTCTAACTTGATAATTTGCTTAATGGATTGTGGATGGGCCATTAAAAGTTATTTGGGATCACaatgaaaacatataattattcACTTTTACATTACATTGctaatctatattatgaaagatgGACAACTCTTTGCATTTGAGTGACACATCAGCAGTTGAGAGAGTGCCACCTATCTATTCTCATTAAAAGCAAATAGACCTAAACTTAAAGGAATATGAAACATctttcatgtcttttttttttatatcacaaacagTTTCAATACTTGCATAAGAAATTTAGAGAGGCTTAGAACATGTCCCAAAaaatagatgcatcaccaaaagacaaaaaggtaTCGGGAGTGAATCAAAGCgtcacttcttcctcttggcgTAAACCATGAATGCATTAGCATATGGTTTAAGCGTTACAAATTTGTCAAGAATTTGAAAAGTTGCAGTAGTGATAGAGatattggttaatattgtaaagaaatttaagatattggttaatattgtaaagaaatttatgaaagtttgtccctaaagaaataaatttttatatataaagaagattgaagttttgttcactatcaaatggaGGATATTTGAATAAAACTGTATAatgttggtttagaaaaatacagagaaaagaggaagatagTTAAATAAATTCATGACTGTTGGTTTccctattttaatatttagaagttgtcaaaaaaaactgaataaaattcttattaaaaaccaaattatggagttatattcaaaaaattgaagAGCTGTTATGAAAATAAgatgtctatcttaattatatctattaaagaGTTTAGCCAATCTACAATTCttgataaatataaaatgttagTGTTTCATAGTATTTAATTGAGAAGCTAAGtatgaatatatctaaatacgtaagttttttttgaatgaatataaaatttttttgaccaaaaaactctctgttacaaaatatgtatctttAGATCAAGCTTtcacttaaaatattttcttttgaagttttagacaagaattgtagaATGTTTAAATCTTTCAAGACAAAGTTGTTCATGCATtgcatgtatctaataattcaattacaGAATGAGAAAACCTATGTAAAGTATTAAAACAATCAACGTCAAATTATATTCTTCAAGATTTTcacaattataaaaaacaaagataaactctacataagaaacaaattagtagcaaattaaattgttttaaaaaacggTAAACCATAAAGCCCGCGTATAGCCCGGATATTCATCTAGTTTAATTAATAGGGGATGTTCTATTTTGggtaaaaattttagttatgaTGACAGTAATACTAATTAACCCCTTACACTTAATTAAAGTACACCtaattctaatttatatatagtccAACATATGTATTTTATCTCTATGTTTAAAATAAAccaattaatattataatatattcaaattacCCTATACAACactatattatttaaaatctcaaataattataatcatataactcaaaaaaaaaattatttgctcACGAGGGTCAGTGCGGGTCATTATCTAGTTAAACATGTATTGGTATACCACACAGAAAtaaacatatacagtatatataatttgtcgCTAAATAACTATTGTACAACCTcttcattaaccaaaaaattagTTAGTTGATCACCTTGATACGAAATTTGTCTAGTTaactcttatcttttgtttattccCTCCACGTCCGTGAAACTTGAAAGAAGACTCATccatcatcatattcatattcaaACTTGTTAGCTAGCCTTTCCAACTATAGTTACTTTTGGcacttaaataaaattaaaacacacaaaaaaattagtacaaaagacaaaggaaaacataacacttaatatttaaaaaaaaaaaaaaacaacataactcttaaatcttaattaaactTCTATTACATCAACCAATACGAATTTTGTCTAcatgactcttcttcttttgttgattcTTCTCTTTACGTCTAGGAACTTCGAAGAACGctcatccatcatcatcttcacttttgtttcttcttcgaTCATCAATCTTTTTCCaactctcttttcctttttcttgaatAGACTCTGAGCATATGGTGAGATTCCACTAATCAGGCTCATTATTTTGCTCATAGAGGAGATGTGTTTATCATCATTATCAACATCAACCATCGCCACGTCGACGTCAACGGACAAAGACGGTTTGGACTGATTAATCCCTCGTTTACAATCGTACCACCGTGGAATCCAACCCATAACTCTCCACTTGTTAGCTCTCAAGTGGTACCCATCAACCATTCCCTCGTCGTAACACTTGGTCCTAAATACAGATTTGAAATACGGATCGTCCGATATATGCGTCTTGATAGATCGATCCGTGCATTGCATCATCGCCAGAGATTTTGGATCGAGTTTGCAGAGAATCTCTTCAAGTAGGTGAAAAGGTAAGCTATCCATGGTTGTTGCTTCTGATCACGTTTCAGTGCGTATATATTTGATAGACGTAAGGATACTTGTTTGGCAAAATAATCCCAATTACAAGTTATAGAGAAGGAAATATTTACTAATCGGCTAATGGAAACTATTACTGTTTTCCTTTTCAGTATTGACATatattgtatgtatatatatatttttttttgttacaatacttttttttttatgaatatattaacAACAAACCTAATAGAATGACTGAATGAgtttaatagtttaatatattaaaattttgatatattaaggaaattttatttatttattaaatacattaacaaaacaaaatttcaaccaaattgggtttaatagtatattttattaatcaagaaatttgaatatataaacaacttttactattaattttataaagataaaaataaaaaatgtttaaagcctatgggaaaaagaaaaatagtttattttatttatgaaagagtttgaatctatataataatataaacaacttttaatattaattttgttctttCGCTAGgctttaacctttttttttctcttcaaatatattatcaaatttaaatGTGACATGTGGtgatattttatgttttatttgacacatgtcatgaaGTAAGCAATTATGaaaattaagtttatattttgaGAATTGTGTAGAAAATTAGATACTTAGATTTATCaatatcaaaaacacaaggccctagaagagaagagagtaaaCAAACAATGGCGGAGCCGGAAAGTATCAGCTTATTATCTCCGACACTGGATCCGAAATCTCCTTGTTACATCGATCCAGAGTTTACAATGGAAGACAATCTCTCGACGGTTAAACTTGTTAGTTTGTAATTGAGTTTGGTcgtattatgttttataattaaagaattaATGTGTCTGTATTTAGTGAAGAGGTGTGTATTTGTTATTAGATGTATTGTTTCAAGTTGTCGGTTGTGACAAGTGACGAACGGTTATGACCGTACGACTTATATTTAACTGTGGTgtgttgtaaaacaaaattgtaacaagtttcatataaattaaagtTTCAGTTTTCGATCTTGTCTTCtacaaagagaagagacaaagtctcttgctctgttttcttttcttcttcctctcaatattCTAACAAAACTCAGCATACCCGTGGACAACTACTTCATATGGAAGTGAAAAGCTCTTGAATCCCTTGGAACCAGGAACAAGATCGGGTTTGTAGACGGCAGCGTCGCGAGACCAGACCCTTCATCGCCGCTCTACGACGCATGGTAACAGTGTGACGAGATGGTAAAGTGTTGGCTACTAAACTCGGTGAACAGAGGCTTACGATTTACTGTGTGTTTCGCTGAGACGGCGCATGGAGCCTGGAATGATCTCCGGCTGAAATTTGCAGCTAGCCCTGAATTAAAGGTCTACGAGATTTGCCGGAGGATCGCAATGATGAGTCAAGACAAAGATTCCCTCGCCGTTTTTTTCAGGAAGCTGAGTCTTGCTTGGGAGGAGCTGTCCGAGTATGATCCCGTGCCGGAATGTGTTTGCGGCCGTTGCCGCTGCGAGATCTCGAAACGGATCAAAGATGGCAGAGATAGGGGGAGGAAGTTTGGGTTTCTGTATAAATAGAACAATGACGTGAGTGTCAAGGAAGCTCTTATCTCTGCCCTGAACGATGATTGGAAGATCCACCAGCTTCGCGGGAATATCACCATGATGACGCAAAAGGGTCGCTCGCTCGGTGTTTATTTCGAGGAAATGAATAGAGCTTGGTTGGAGCTGTCGGAATATGATCACTTGCCGGAGGAGTGTGCGTGCGACGGCTGTGGCTGCGAGGTCGCGAAGCGGGCTGCAGATGCGAGAGAGGAACAGAAGGTTTTCGGGTTTCTGATGGGTTTGGATGACTCGGAACTAAGAAGTGCAAGAATTTTACGAACCATGCTCATGAAACCTCCTCCAACTTTTAGCCAAGCCTATACTGTGTTACTGAACTGGCCCTGAACACATACATGTcttgtctcttttgtttgctttcttagttttttcttctttttttttaatagaagcTTTTAATTGATTTGAAGATCTCTCCCTCACTGATGGAGAAATACTAGTTCCCGTTCGTTATTCATTTTGATATGCAAGTATTCATCGATCATTATCTTGCTTTGCCATTTTCTGAGGGGGCAATATATGTTTCAACTCCACCTCTTTTTATGCAAACCAGCTGGTTTAATGATTGGTgatgtgaattttgttttcttttgtctaCACACCTGCTATTAGAAAAAGTTTGGGAAGTTGAGGCATTCCCAAGTCAGAGATTGAGGATTACGTGCATACACACCTAAAGGCTTATCAATTGTATTCACTAACGCTGGTTGTGGTGTTCTTGATATGTTGCAGCCAGGAGCAGCTTTTGGATTGTGCCAAAAAACAGACATGGTTTCAGTGGCTGGGTGCTTCTCAGGGTCAGTTCAGCTCTAAAGATCCTTAGCTATCATTTTCTATTCCCTAGACACCATTGTCGTCTTCTGGTTCTCATTGCTACTGATCGAGCTATGGGAGAAGGGACAACATGGACCTTTGCTGCAGAATATCCTATATAACTAAATCCTATCCCTCTTGCTTTTTCGATGCCTTTACAAAGACGAAAGAGGcgaagaagaatgaagaaagCTGAGAAATCCCGGACACGACTTTCACTTAGAATGTATAAACATGTGGTTGTCTTCCTGAGCCCTCTATGTTCTCGCCAGTAATCGAAATCATAGGTTAGAGTGCAAAGTGACGATAACATTACAAAGCTAGTGTTCTGGAGATTGAAGACAGCTTTAAACTGTGGATGATTTTAGTATTTTGTTGCGTAACTAAAGAGAATTGCAGGTTTAGTTTCTAGAATATACAACTGAATCCCAAAGTTTACAATTGACCAGGAAGAACCTATgcaaaaatcaaaagcaaaaggtTTGGGCACTAAAGTCTAAAACTGTCTATACATGTGCCAGAACAGATATCATCAGGATTGATACGTTAGAGCATCATTACTATTACTAGCTACGGgtgcaaagaaagaaagaaaaagaaaaaaaaaaaaaatctaagccTGAGACAATGTACATCATTACCTAGATAGGTTTTACTCAAGATTCAGGATTGTCTGCTAATACCCCGAATCGATTCCTTAGCACCAACGTCGAGGTTGAGTTTGCTATTGAAGGAGAGGCGGATGCTATAGGCATAAGCGTAGGCGTATTCAGTTCTCATATAAGAGACTCCAAAACACGTCTTACGTCTGAGATGTGATCCAAGCAATCATCGATTAAGTTCTTTAGTCTTGGATTCGTCTCACTTGGAAGCTCAGGCCTTGCTCCCTGATCAACACATGACCACAAATTAGTCAATTATTTCACACAATCAGGCTTTATATGTAAGGATCGAGAAAAGCCTTACCCCCAGAACACTTAAGGCTGTATGTTTAGTAGTTCTGTTATCCAAAGTCTCATATGGAAGCTTAGCCATTAAGATAACACAGAGAACAATTCCGAAACTGTAGACATCGGATCTGTCACCAAATTCTCTTCTATTCATTGCCTGTACAATTAATACAATGAGTGTTAGAGCCATATAAGATGTTGGATAAAAGATACAATATAAACAACCATAAAACTTACTTCTGGTGCTGTAAATTTGGTCCACCTTCTGATTTTAGGAGTATTCATCTCAGCTAATTGAAAAGCATGAAAGAGAGCTTCCCAGCCCAAGCCATGTACAGACTAGTAGGCAGGTCAACTTTTAAAACCTACAAACAAAGCGAAGACACATTATTAAGGATATGATAAGAAACAAGAGTATAAAAGAGTAGTGTTTCACACTTACATTGTCTATATCCATAAGGATATTTCAAGTGTTGATGTCGTTATGTATGATCAACTGGCCATGGAGGTACTCAATACCTTTAGAAATTTGAAGTGCTATCTTCAACCTCTGAGACAGAGTCAAGTTTTCATGATTTCTTTGGAGATAATCAAACAAATTGCCACCAGGGATATATTCTGCACTCAGagacgattaaaaaaaaattgaaaatcagGCATTAATAAAGACAATCAGATGAAAGGTTATATATGTCTGAGTTAAAAACTTGCTTTGACCTGTAACTATTCCTAAGGTGCCTTCTGAGACATTGCGTGTGTTGGCACCAAGAAACCGTACCAAATGTGGATGCCTAAGTCCACTGAAAAAATGAACAAGTAGTGAGATGCGCCATCTGTAACTACTCTTATAGTGATTACAAGTTATAGTAATTCTCATCGGTCTTATAGTAACTCTCATTGTCAAATATAATAACTATCACATCCACAAACACTTAAGTCAGATGAGTTTTTTTACCTAAGAATTTCCATTCCCCTCCAAAATTCGGTGGGCTCAAAAGATCTGTCTACTTGCAGTTCCTTGGGGACGATTTCTTTACCTTGGTATGTCCCTCGGTAActgaaaagataataaaaaaaacagatatatcAGAATCGATACATGTATCAGACAGAACTGAGTAAAAAATGAATCACTTAAAAGACTCGCAGATGGGCATGTTCAGGAGAGATTATCTCTCTAATAGCAAGAAGCTCCAGATCAATGTCATCGTCATATTTTGGCTCCTATATTGTGTAGGTTATTCAGcttaaatatgaaaacaagtTGAAACaccaagacaaaagaagatgtcATTACCTTAGTTATAGGCTGGCTAGTGCATGCACCTTTAAGCATTCTCGATATATCGTCAACGATGTTCACTCAGAATCTACACAATTCACACCAAAGATTCAAGAAAGCGCGAAATTGTTTGACCAgtgatgagattttttttgtttgattgttgacTCTATGAGGAAGCCTAAAGAAGTATTTATAGCCTAGGGTTACTTCCGTCATTAAATAGCAAAAGGTTGCAAAGGGGTAATGAGGTCATTTTACATCAAAGTGAGTTACATCGAAACGGTTGCGTTTTGGCGAATGCATCGTCTTCGTTTCACACTATCAAGCGTTGGGGGTAAAAAGGTCATTGAGCAAAATTAAGATATGGATATGGTGGTGCTCCGAGCTGGGTTTTTGTGAACAGAGAGCTCTATGCTTCTTCATCAATGGCTTCCATTAGTAGTAGCTTACACAGATGGGTATCTAACCCTCGTCTTCCTCGAACCAATTCGATCTCGGAAGCAAATCAAACTCGACCCATTAATCAAATCGTCTCCTTTTCCGTTCCCATCTCCAGAAGAGACGCGAGTATTATACTTCTGGGCTCGCTTCCATTGACGAGCTTCTTCATTCTACCACCAAGCTCTTCAGAAGCTAGAGAGAGACGGAGCAGAAAAGTTATCCCTCTCGAGGAATACTCCACTAGCCGTTAAGTCCCTCGCTCTCTTCTTAGCTATCGGTTCGTATTCCGCTCATATTTGTTcacaatttagggtttagaattctTCCTTTTTCGATTCTCGAATCCGCTTAAGttgagaaattagggttctttggtTTTGCCTATGAAGACTCTCTTGCTGAATTGGGGGAAACAGGATGACTTGTATGAGGAGTGTCTAGAGattgtaaacatatatatactgaagcttgttgttttttgttatgCTCTGTTGTTGCAGCTGAAGGGCTGAAATACTTTGACATTGAGGAAGGCAAAGGTCCAGTAGCTACACAAGGATCAACTGCtctggtctctctctcttatgATTCACATTGTAATCTCTCTACATCGAAATTGAGTATTCACCTTTACATTGTGTAATGCACCCTTCTTTTCCACATTTTAGGTGCATTTCGATTGCCGTTACAGAAGCATCACTGCGATTTCTACAAGAGAATCCAAGCTTTTGGCTGGAAATCGTAGTATTGCTCAggttacctttttgttttaaactttctGAAAATTTTGCAGAGTTTTCTAGTATTCTTCTCCTTGATGATGGTAGCTCGCTTTCTCCTGGAAACAGCCTTATGAGTTTAAGGTCGGGTCTACGCCAGGAAAGGAAAGGAAACGTGAGTTCGTTGACAATCCAAACGGGTTGTTCTCTGCACAAGCTTCACCAAAGCCTCCTCCAGCAATGTATTACATAACCGAAGGAATGAAAGTCGGAGGCAAGGTTGAAAAAACATTGCTGCATTTTCGCTTTCTACTTCTTTTCAAACATGTAGTTACTTTGCAATGTAAGTAGTTCTTGACCTCTTCTTTTGTTCCCTGCAGAGAACAGTGATTGTTCCTCCTGAAGCTGGTTATGGTCAGAGAGGAATGAACGAGATACCGGTGAGAACCTACTACAAATTGTATATGAGGAAAGCTCCGTCTtttgcagtaaaaaaaaaaaaactgattagtAATATGTTTTCGggtttaaatagaaaaataaagacATGTATGTTGTTTGCAGCCTGGAGCTACATTTGAGTTAAACATAGAGCTGCTTCAAGTGACGCCTCCACAAGAGAAGTGAACGCAGATTAGACAAGTTTGAAGCTTCAAGCATTGAATAGTCCCACCAACATTTGTCTAAAGATAAcaatggagagaaaaaaagagaaagatgtaAAGTTTTTGGAGTATTTTGGTGTCTGGTTATACCACCAAACTCTCTGGTACAGTAAATAACCGGTATATTTGTTGGTCTACAATTTGATACACGTAATTGTTAAAACCTGCTTGTTGTGAGACTTCGAATGTGGGTTGGTGTGGACatagaaaccaaaccaaaccaaaaatttcaaatggtTTGAAATCACAGAActgatgaaaaaacaaaaaaaaaagccaaatcGAATGTCTAAACCATAAATAATTTGGTTTTGCGTTTGACAAGATTTtattaaccgaaccgaaatcaATAATAAACCGATGTGGTTGTGGCTTGGGTGGGTaagttgataaaaaatttccGGTAGTTATATTCTTCCCGAGAAAATCaactgagacaaaaaaaaaaaaaaaatggagacttCTCTGAGATATGCAACCAATTCCAGGTCTCTGAAGATTCATGCCAAGGAAAGGTTTCCGGTGAACTCCAAAACTCGCCTGCAGGTGAGTTTCTCTTCAAATTTGTGGCTGTTATGTAAGGATTTTAGAGGCtattctttacaaaaaaaaactagttcgCTTTGCTCTGTAACGCTCTCTTCAATTTGATTGgggatatcttcttcttttgatttacTTCCCAGATGTGAGTATTATTAAATGCCGCCCAAAAGCTTCTTACTTGAGATTTTATAGGTTATGATTTTGAGGGTTTATGTTCTTGCCTCTTAGAAATTACAGTtagtgatgactgatgagatAGGCTTTAGAGTCTTTAGCAGTATATATAGCTGTTTAGGTTGAAAGATGAATCGATAGCTTTTTTGGGAAGATTATACTAATGGAGAGATATTGAGCAAAGACTATGTTCTTACTTTCTTGTGTTGGTTTGTACTTTTTGTGATTAGCTTCATGGAGAGCTAGATACAGGAGCTGGAGTGCCAAGTTACTTCTGTGCAATGATTAGACACTTTTTCCCTCAGGTTTTTATCTCaaatttgtgttctttttttccCTTCCTTGAGCTCTTTTGAACCTTTTACAAACAACCATTCACGAATGATTGCCTTATATAGGCTTCAACAAGCCTTGGAGTTGGTTTGCATTATGATAAACGGGAAAAGCTTCGGTGTCTTGTACGtgggaaaaaaaagtttcctGTGATAACTGATGAGCTTGTAACCTTTAATATCAAAGGAAGATGTGATTTTGACCAGGACTTTGTTCAGGTTTGCCTCTTTCTTGTTTCATCAGTtatgtttgtttcttatatagTTAACAATGGACTGAGATTTTACGTGACAGAGGAACGCTAAAGGAGCTGCTGAATTTGACTGGAACATATGGAAGTTTCAGAAAGATCAGGATTTACGCCTCAGAATTGGCTACGAGATGTTTGAGAAGGTATGCTTGAGCTCACCGtttaacaaaagagaaacaatagcTCTCACTGGATCATTGAACACTAACTGTTTGGCTTTCCCTCTGTTACAGATCCCTTATATGCAGATTAGAGAAAACAATTGGACTTTCAACACGAATTTGAAAGGAAAATGGAATGTGAGGTTTGATCTGTGATGAGTACTCATGAACAGAAACACCGAATAGTAAGATcacatttttcatatttgtaacattttgaGAATTGTTTTAcggatagaaaaaaaaactcactttagCTCAACCAACTGAGAGCAAATTCAGAGATCATACTCTTGCTATTGTCATCTAGGCTCATATAGCTATTTCTATGTCTAATAGAATCCGTATCTAACTAGGTTTGACTAAATGTGTGGTCTTAAAACCCACTAATTGTATGTTCCTTAGAGTTCTCCTTTTACTTTGTGATACTGTTATAGTTAACCGGTATATACATACCAAACCAATCTCGagcaaaccaaaccaaataatcTTTCTCTTGTCTGTGCCAACTACGATGCACTTCGTATTCCAAAATTTCTAAACATGTGTAATGAAATTCACAACCAAACGTCAGAAATCCGGTCATCTCAGGTGGGTATAGTCTGGTTTGCTTTCACGGTTTTGGTTGACTTTGAGATCGTGATGCTTCTAATATGAGCCTTGAACATCACCATCAGTATCAAATTGACATAAAATGAgtcccacacacacacacatgtgaAGAAGATCTTGTTCTATAAAGATTTGCTTCTGGTGGTCATGAATCAAAAACGATCTTTCGTAACACCCCACAATGACCAAGAAGAATCAAACCATTAGTTTTCAAAGTCAACAGTAAATCAAATAAACAGTGACAAAATTCACATAATACTATTGGTTAGTACTTAGTAGTTGGCGGTTTTAACTAAACACCACgtgataatcttttttttttggtgagacaGAGGGAGATGAGCCTCccata from Camelina sativa cultivar DH55 chromosome 3, Cs, whole genome shotgun sequence includes:
- the LOC109130410 gene encoding putative F-box protein At1g20800; amino-acid sequence: MDSLPFHLLEEILCKLDPKSLAMMQCTDRSIKTHISDDPYFKSVFRTKCYDEGMVDGYHLRANKWRVMGWIPRWYDCKRGINQSKPSLSVDVDVAMVDVDNDDKHISSMSKIMSLISGISPYAQSLFKKKEKRVGKRLMIEEETKVKMMMDERSSKFLDVKRRINKRRRVM
- the LOC109124620 gene encoding peptidyl-prolyl cis-trans isomerase FKBP18, chloroplastic-like isoform X2, with amino-acid sequence MASISSSLHRWVSNPRLPRTNSISEANQTRPINQIVSFSVPISRRDASIILLGSLPLTSFFILPPSSSEARERRSRKVIPLEEYSTSPEGLKYFDIEEGKGPVATQGSTALVHFDCRYRSITAISTRESKLLAGNRSIAQPYEFKVGSTPGKERKREFVDNPNGLFSAQASPKPPPAMYYITEGMKVGGKRTVIVPPEAGYGQRGMNEIPVRTYYKLYMSLELHLS
- the LOC109124620 gene encoding peptidyl-prolyl cis-trans isomerase FKBP18, chloroplastic-like isoform X1 → MASISSSLHRWVSNPRLPRTNSISEANQTRPINQIVSFSVPISRRDASIILLGSLPLTSFFILPPSSSEARERRSRKVIPLEEYSTSPEGLKYFDIEEGKGPVATQGSTALVHFDCRYRSITAISTRESKLLAGNRSIAQPYEFKVGSTPGKERKREFVDNPNGLFSAQASPKPPPAMYYITEGMKVGGKRTVIVPPEAGYGQRGMNEIPPGATFELNIELLQVTPPQEK
- the LOC104776202 gene encoding outer envelope pore protein 21A, chloroplastic, with translation METSLRYATNSRSLKIHAKERFPVNSKTRLQLHGELDTGAGVPSYFCAMIRHFFPQASTSLGVGLHYDKREKLRCLVRGKKKFPVITDELVTFNIKGRCDFDQDFVQRNAKGAAEFDWNIWKFQKDQDLRLRIGYEMFEKIPYMQIRENNWTFNTNLKGKWNVRFDL